The Eubalaena glacialis isolate mEubGla1 chromosome 5, mEubGla1.1.hap2.+ XY, whole genome shotgun sequence genomic sequence GCCAAGgtgaggaaaatcactgtgttaGTATGTCATAGTGATTTGCCTAGAAAACATCAAAACAAGACCAAAACGGTCCAAATGTTTCAACTAGTGTATATAGTTCCGAAAGTCTcaatggttgtttttgttttcttaattatacATGTGTCCAGGTTTGATTCCTAACACAACATGCTTTGTGAATTTGTAGGTCACTCCCGGTTCTACCTGTATGGTCTTTGGATTTGGATGAATCAGCTCAGCCGTTGCCATGGGCTGTAAAGCCTCTGGTGCTTCTAGAATCATCGGGGTTTATATCAATGAGGAGAAATTTCCCCAGGCAAGAGCATTAGGGGGTCACTGATTGTCTCAACCCTCGAAACCTGAAGAAGCCCATCCAGGAGGTGGTCACGGAAATGACAGGCATTGGTGTCGACTTTGCTCTTAAGGCCATGGGACTCTCAGATACCATGGTGTGTGGGCTTGGGTCACAGTGAGtataggcagacctcagagatattgcaggttcagttccagaccaccacagtaaagtgaatattgcaataaagcgagtcaactaatttttttggttttccagtgcatataaaagttatgtttatactatactatagtctattagtATGCAATACAATTAAGTCTAGAAGAAAcaatgtacacaccttaatttaaaaatactttattgctaacaTATGCtaatcatctgagccttcagtgactcATTATCTTTTTTCaagagtaacatcaaagatcacttatCCCAAATCacaataacaaatacaataataatgaaaatgtttgaaatactgCCATAATTaccaaatgtgacacagacacaaaggaagcaaatgctgttggaaaaatggcactgatagacttgctcaatgcacacaaaccttcagtttgtaaaaaaatgcagtatctgcaaaatgtgaagcacaataaaacgaggtgtgCCTGTAGATGCTTAATGGGTGGGTACACATTTAGCATAAAACTCACCTGTGGAACCCAAATCTAAAAATGGAATGTAAATTCACTCTAAAACattcatcttaaaaataaaagcagagacacgacgacccaaaacctatgggatgcagcaaaagcagttctaagagggaagtttatagcaatacaagcctacctcaagaaacaggaaacatctcaaataaacaacctaaccttgcacctaaagcaattagagaaagaagaacaaaaaaaccccaaagttagcagaaggaaagaaatcataaagattagatcagaaataaatgaaaaagaaatgaaggaatcaatggcaaagatcaataaaactaaaagctggttctttgagaagataaacaaaattgataaaccattagccagactcatcaagaaaaaaagggagaagactcaaatcaatagaattagaaatgaaaaaggagaagtaacacctgatactgcagaaatacaaaggatcatgagagattactacaagcaactctatgccaataaaatggacaacctggaagaaatggacagattcttagaaatgcacaacctgccgagactgaaccaggaagaaatagaaaatatgaacagaccaatcacaagcaccgaaattgaaactgtgattaaaaatcttccaacaaacaaaagcccaggaccagatggcttcacaggcaaaatctatcaaacatttagagaagagctaacacctatccttctcaaactcttccaaaatattgcagagggaggaacactccccaactcattctacgaggccaccatcaccctgataccaaaaccagacaaagatgtcacaaagaaagaaaactacaggccaatatcacttatgaacatagatgcaaaaatcctcaacaaaatactagcaaacagaatccaacaacacattaaaaggatcatacatcatgatcaagtggggtttatcccaggaatgcaaggattcttcaatatacgcaaatcaatcaacgtgatacatcatattaacaaattgaaggagaaaaaccatatgatcatctcaatagatgcagagaaagctttcgacaaaattcaacaccgatttatgataaaagccctgcagaaagtaggcatagagggaactttcctcaacataataaaggctatataagacaaacccacagccaacatcatcgtcaatggtgaaaaactgaaaccatttccactaagatcaggaacaagacaaggttgcccactctcaccactattattcaacatagttttggaagttttagccacagcaatcagagaagaaaaagaaataaaaggaatccaaatcagaaaagaagaagtaaagctgtcactgtttgcagatgacatgatactatacatagagaatcctaaagatgctaccagaaaactactagagctaatcaatgaatttggtaaagttgcaggatacaaaattaatgcacagaaatctcttgcattcctatacactaatgatgaaaaatctgaaagtgaaattaagaaaacactcccgtttaccattgcaacaaaaagaataaaatatctaggaataaacctacctaaggagacaaaagacctgtatgcagaaaattataagacactgatgaaagaaattaaagatgatacaaatagatggagagatataccatgttcttggattggaagaatcaacattgtgaaaatgactctactacccaaagcaatctacagattcaatgcaatccctatcaaactaccactggcatttttcacagaactagaacaaaaaatttcacaatttgtatggaaacacaaaagaccccgaatagccaaagcaatcttgagaaagaaaaatggagctggaggaatcaggctcctggacttcagactatactacaaagctacagtaatcaagacagtatggtactggcacaaaaacagaaacatagatcaatggaacaggatagaaagcccagagataagcccacgcacatatggtcaccttatctttgataaaggaggcaagcatatacagtggagaaaagacagcctcttccataagtggtgctgggaaaacaggacaggtacatgtaaaagtatgaaattagaacactccctaataccatacacaaaaataaactcaaaatggattaaagatctaaatgtaaggctggacactatcaaactcttagaggaaaacataggcagaacactgtataacgtaaatcacagcaaggtcctttttgacccagctcctagagaaatggaaataaaaacaaaaataaacaaatgggacctaatgaaacttaaaaccttttgcacagcaaaggaaaccataaacaagacaaaaagacaacccttagaatgggagaaaatatttgcaaatgaagcaactaataAAGGATTAAGCTCCAAGATTtgtaagcagctcatgcagctcaataacaaaaaaacgaacaacccaatccaaaaatgggcagaagacctaaatagacatttctccaaagaagatatacagattgccaacaaacacatgaaagaatgctcacatcattaatcattagagaaatgcaaatcaaaactacaatgagatattatctcacaccagtcagaatggccatcatcaaaaaatctagaaacaataaatgctggagaaggtgtggagaaaagggaacactcttgcactgttggtgggaatgtaaattgatacagccactatggagaatggtatggaggttccttaaaaaactaaaaatagaactagcatacaacccagcaatcccactactgggcatataccctgagaaaaccataattcaaaaagagtcatgtaccaaaatgttcattgcagctctatttacaatagccaggacatggaagcaacctaaatgtccatcattggatgaatggataaagaagatgtggcacatatatacaatggaatattactcagccataaaaagaaacgaaatggagttatttgtagtgaggtggatggagttagagtctgtcatacagagtgaagtaagtcagaaaaaaaaaaacaaatacagtatgctaacacatatatatggaatctaagggaaaaaaaaaaaaggtcatgaagaacctagtggcaagacgggaataaagacacagacctactagagaatggacttgaggatatggggagggggatgggtaagctgtgacaaagtgagagagtggcatggacatatatacacatacactaccaaacgtaaaatagatagctagtgggaagcagccgcatagaacagggagatcagctctgtgctttgtgaccacctagaggggtgggatagggagggtgggagggagggagatgcaagagggaagagatatgggaacatatgtatatgtataactgattcactttgttataaagcagaaacgaacataccattgtaaagcaattatactccaataaagatgttaaaaataataataaataaataaataaaataaaagcaatatataCTTAAAGATATGTCATTATAGTATACAAAGCTTAAACATGCAAAAGGCTACAATTCAAGTATTTCCTTTCCTGTATTCCTAGCTCTTTATTCACATACATGTTATTATATTTACGTATGAACATTATTTAATTCACATACGCTATTCATGTGTGTTCTATATCAGaaccattcatttatttgaaaaatgagcTCCTATGCCCCAGTGTGTTAAGTTCAGGGAGAATCAAATAGGCACCAGACTCTTTGGTCAGACAGGGTAGAGGAGAGAATGTAGGCATTCAATACATTTCAGTGTGTACCTAATGTACATGGTCAAAGGATGAAGGAAGTAGAGGTAGTTatgtaacagaaaagagaaaaataaggcaaaacagaggaaaggggagagagagcaaAGTTAAGAAccagaaaaggaagtaaaatagaTTGATGTATACTGTATACTGTACtcccttagaaaataaaatttttttaaatgaagcttcacacacacatatgtatatatttgttttgtttgaataGAAATGATTTGGACAGAGAGTCATAGCAAGTGAGAAGTTCAGGCAAAGAATAGCATGTGTGGCCTTTGAGGCAGTGGgtaattttatcaaataaacaCATggtacttactctgtgccagataaTGTTCTAAATGTTTTAAGTGTGATAAATCACTTAAGCCTTATAACAACTCTATGAAATAGGTAGTATCATTCttctttttacaaataaagaaacaggcatagggaagttaagtaacttgcctaaggtcacacagcagcagagtctgtgctctttacCACTAAACTCTACTGGTTCTCTCATGAGATTCCATCACTGGCAGTGTTGAAGCTGAGCCTGAAGTAGCATCTGCCCAGGAAGAGGTTTGAAATCTAGGAACCCCAAAATTCCTTCCACCACTGCTGGTAGTTGTTATTTATGTATGGGAATGTGCTTAtggtcattattatcattatcagatTGCTGCTTGGGACTCCTGCCACCTGAACTATGGTGTCTGTATGATCACTGGGCTACCTCCACCAAATTCACAGCTTTGCCTTGAGGCACCGAAGGTTGTCCCTGGACAGACACTGAAGGGTGTATGTTTAGGAGGTAGGTCAGTGAATAGAAGGAACCAGTTGGTTGCTCTCATGAAATCCCTTTCAACTTTGTAGAAACATGGAATTCAAAATTCCCCTCCTTGGGGAAACAGACCTATAATGATAGACGTTTCCAAAGACTTCTCCTCCAATGAATTGGTATATTTTGCAAAtcaattttagttaatttaattaaataggttttttaacattcaaataaaatttttatctcCTGCAAAATAATTTTTGGGTTTTTCCCAGTGTTTGGAATAACTCAGTTAAGTTCAGTTCTGCACTGGTGGATTCAAAGTTTgtcatgctatttttttttttttttttttttttttttttttttttgagtgtcatGCTATTTTAACAGCAATGCTTTCTGGATAATCACATGCACCAACTTGGTATTTGGCACTGATTTTTGTCTTCCCAGTGGAGTCCTTATTTCTGAACAATACTGACCAATAGCTTTACTAAATTAACATTCCCATCTCCATCCATTGCTCTGATGGAAAGTTCCCATGCCATCTCAATGTGTGTGAATAGAGAGATGAAGAAACGGTTGTATAATGGTAAGCCCAGGAGGTGGGTTGGAGACTGCTAGCTTATTTAAAAGGACTATTTTTAATCTCAGTAACATGTGAATATCGATCCAATTCTTTTCCAAAGGAGGTCTAGGCAACAGAACTGTCTGTAGCAGCCACACTTAGCAACAGCAGCCAACAGCTTCTGATGTACAATGAATTAATTATCTTCCATCTTCAATGACGAATTTTCAGAATACTTTACCCATCTCCATgacttatttgattatttttcttttggttggtTTGATATTTCTCAAATCTTATTACAACAAcctttctgttttgcagattatAAAACCACAGGCTGTATTCCCCAGCTAGTGACTGATTacctacaaaataaaattaatatggatCCATTGATAACCCATCAGCTGCCTTTTGACCAACTCCACAAAGCTTGCAAGTTGTACCATGCTGGAAAAACGTGAGTGTTTTCTTTGATGATCTCCTGTACCCTGAACTCACAGAGAAAATGACTCTTCAAACGTTTCCAAGTGGTTTTGTGATAAAGAGATGGCTACTTGGACCTTCAATATCTTTCACACACTCTACCCTATTTCCTATTGTTACCAGAATAAGAAAAGGTTTTACCTGCAGGCTCCTCTTTGGGAAACATCTGTATTAACCTATTTCAAAGTAATGTTCGAGAATTCAGTATAACACCAAGAACCAGTCTACTCCACGTTGGTCAATTATGCATTATTTTTCTAGTTAGAGAAATGACCTAGAATAAATGATTTGACATTACTGGAGTCATAAAATCTTACAAGGACTCCTAGAAACAAAGGTTTAGACTCCACCCAGGGCACAAAACCTTTCTACATCATTTCTTGACAGATGGTCAGTCTGCTCCAGCTTGCACACCTTCAGGGATGGAGTGTTCACTCAATGTGttaatttattcactcaacatatATTTAGTGATGGTGCACTATTTGCCAGGACTGTCCTAAGTGCTGGAGACACAGTGGAGAACAAGCAACAAGCAGTAAATAAGGAATTAGTCCTGTGATGAATGCTTTGATTTTCTAATTCTGATTCCAAGCACATCTCCCTTTCATATTCTCTCCCTGCTCCTCTACCTATATCCTTTGcttgttttaagatatttttaaaatttttaatccagGTACTTAAAGTTTACCCTGCTATACCTTGTTGGTTTACACCTAGCATGTCAGCCCATTTAAATCTGGAATGAAAAGCCACGAAAACTCATctgaaattttagaaacaaattatCAAGGAGGTGGGTGGATCTAGCAGGCAGTAGACACACTGCAAAAGGAAAGGAACCAAGGGAACCCATTTATTCCTCCCTAATTAGACATGGAACTAGATTCTGGGGCTGATGGAAGCTGATCAGAAGCTGTAGCAGGTTTAGGTGTCTTTGTGGTTATGCAGCCCGAGGAAATGGTGCTCAGAGCTGGGGCCTTCCTTTCACAGCTGATTTTcgatcccactttcaccaaatcCTATATTTCATATAGGTGAACTAGGTTGAAGGTGGAGTTGGGAGTGGGGATAGGTAGGCAATGCAGTGTTTCAATACGGTGCATAATTGCTTTGCTGAAATCACTGTTTCTCAAGGAATTCAATTGTTTTATTATTGCACTTTTATGTTTCAGCATCCGCTGTGTTCTGCTGTTCTGAGACCCCAGATGATGAAAGGTGCAAGGGCATCCTTGGggactttattcctttcctgtttCACCTCCCCAATTGTTCCAGTGCAGTGAAAAGCAGAGCAAAAGAGATAGGAATGCAGTGTGATTGCACAAAACAAAATAAGTGCATCTTGaatgtaattattataaaatagctTCTCAGAGAACAGATGTTacataactttaaaaagagaGGTGGTGGGATTTGATTGATGACATTGTTGATATGTCCATCAACCCAACTGATCTCTGTCATTGGTCCATGAAAGTTGTCCCTGAGTTATCCTTTATTCCTATTCTTCATAATGTACAGATTTCTCTGTATCTTTCACACCACTCTAGGGTTTACATGATGGTTTTGCTGCTTCTACAACACACTGGGGTCTCATAAATCTCTGGAAGGCTATCTCAGGACACAGTAAGCTATTTTCTATCCTGAGGTCTTCATACCATCCTATGCCTGTATCTATGACATGTTGAGGCACAGTTCCCATCTGCtttcacacacacaagcacatttGGGAATCTTGCCACCTGCACCCCTAGGAAGCATGCATGGGGCTCTCTCAGGGGAACGCATCCATACCTACAACCTCATAACTTCCTTTCAAGTCTTTTCTCTTCACCAAACCTAAACCAATACAATCATTTCCTCATTAGGGTTGGGAGAttgggagaaggggaaaaaacagcTCCCCGTATCTAGATTAGATTAGAGAGACACTAAGTTGACTCTAATGCATCAAAATTGTTGCTTCCTCTTATCAGTCTTTTCCTCTGTGATTGACCTTTgaacaattttataaaaacagaGTCTTAGTTAGTTGTATTTCTGTAGCCTTCATAATATCTCTTTTCTACCTCATAGCCCTTAGGGTGTTTCCCTCTATTTCTAACACTGTCTTCGAAATGTCTCCAGTTATTTATTAGTGAAAACTTCATTTCACACACttacttctgttttctttaccACCAGTTGCCTCATGTTCTGTCCTCCCTAGGACAGTTGGGTAGGTTTTATATCTTGtctgcttttgaaaaaaaaaacaacccagattTGAATCAGATAATTTCCCTAAGTAAAGAATTATTAATTACATAACATCTTTCTTAGATTTCAAGAAGTCAAAGTGTTATGGGGTCATTATTTCTCTTGTGAGATCACAATAGCACCATCACACTTTACGAATATTATCTCTTGGTTTATCGTTTACGGCAAGTCCTGTGCCTTTCATATCTTTATCCCCTGTATGTAgcacaaagtaagtgctcaatgaatttttttgagagaataaatcagaaaaattaaaGCCAAATTAAGAAGCTTTGCTCACTGCTGTAGGCTAAAACAACAAGTATTTTCAGAAATAAGGAAGGcagaaaggcaggaagaaaggagaataatAGTCTAAGAATCTCCAATTCAGAAAGCACCAGAATAATGAAGATGCAGGAAGATGAGATGATGGAACAGGGCTAGAATGGATAAGGATTTGTATCCACTGTTATGTTTAAAGGTGAAGATTAAAAATTATCTGCCTGGTGATTTCAATTTTTATCTACTATACACAATGGATGCTGGAAGTTCGAAGAGTAATATGACATTCCCTTCCTAAATAAGCCACCAGAGTATAATTGAGTACTTACTAAATACTagtcactgtgctaagtactCCATAATCATCATGTAATCTTCATCTCTGCCCTATATGTTGGGgaatattatcttcatttcacagatgaaataaCTAAGATACAGAGAGATTAATTAATTTGCTCAACATCAAATAGTTGACACAACAAAGACTAAAATCTAGGCAATGTAATCATAGTGTCTGTCCtcttaaatcatttttctttattaccaTTTAGCAAGGAGTTCATAAACATATAAggctattatttattataatttctgtATTTGTGATATAAATAAATTGCTGTGAGAGAAGCACAAAGGATATGATCTGGTGGTACAAGAGCTCCAAAAACTGAGTAGAGAGTGAAAACACAGactgaattcatttcagattgtGAAGGAAATGGAACAGTAGAGAATGGAAGAAACGGGCAGTCAGGGATTATTTTTTGtgccttgaattttaaaaatggaaagagctGATGCTTGATGTCTCAGCaactctgcttttaaaatgtgGCCTAAATACATATGGATATGGACACAGATATGGATATGGATATGGATATGGGACCCCTGGCTGCCCAGGTGTTTTTCCCAAGCTCATAGGACAGAAGACCATAAGCTAGACCCAGCCAGCTAACTTTCATTTCTTACCTCTCATAATTGGAATCATAGAGAACCATAGAGATTGAATGGAGGTGGAAAGAAAACAGCACATATAACTTCAATCAGATTCGCCTCCTCTCTCCTTGTCAATATTCCATGACTGTACCAAACCTGTGAAGTGCTGTTAATTGTTGGTGTTTTCAGCTGGGCCATAAACTGGCTAATATGTACCAAAACTATTTTTTCATTCCTCTAATCTGGGTTGTAAAGAAGATGAAGTTCTTTTACCTTGCACTTTACTTCTTATGTACTATTTGAATTTTTAGTATAAACATGCATAGCTGATGCATATAGAAgtgatgtaaaaacaaaaactgagtacatgaattttttaaatatatatatggccTTGAATTAcaactaaataatatttttagggTATGAGACTGGGCTAAATACCATAttgacttttaaaagttttagacataaaaagaacaagagaaaattaaatggtcaaatgtagtttttaaaatcaaaattgtgAACTATTCTAAATGGAAAGGACCTCAACAACCATTCACTGATTTCATTAACCAGTGGAAAGCATGTATCCCACATGGcatagctttaaatgacacaaataaCTGAAGCCAATTTTCAACATGTTATACTAATATTGGCTCAAGTCCCCAATGAGAAAAACCTGGGGACGTGCCTGTAAGGAGTAGGAAACTTGCCTATCttgtttaccttttaaatatGAGCAACTGTCTCAGAATCTGGTTCACAGTAGGTGATCAAATGTTATTTGcaataatgaattaatgaatccATGAAAGTGATGAGGCCACTTTTTCTGAAGTGGAGTGACAATGTCTGAAATCAGCTCAAAGAGCTATCTAGAATTCCAATAATGGAATTCTTTAAGAATCAACATGTTAGAAATTTTGATAAAACTTCTTCCTGAATTTTGGGATGAATGTGGACAACATAGACCTATTGCCTCTTAGCTCCTAAAATGTGCCCAAACTAATCATATAGTCATTAGCAAATCCTACAaaaatacatgaatattcatatctTAGTGTCTTCCCAGAGCTGAGAAAACATGAcccctatttatttattggggCAGAGACCACTAATCATCCCTCATGTATATTTGccgtttaataataaaaatgttgaaatttactgttttaaattttaataataaaaaccttcaataataaaaacattgaAATTTAGCTTTTTAGAATAATGACCACGTTATTAGTCTCACTAACAGATGGGTATGGCAATGTGACCAAATTGTGGTCAATGGGATTTCAGCAAAAAATGATGAATGAAGTCCTTGGTGATGCTCCTACAGGGTAGAGCATTTTTCCATTGTATCCCCTTCCAACTAGCTGGGATAAGATCATGATAAAGGCCATCTTGGCCACAAGACAAAAACTCCATGTTGAAGATGACATAGCAGCATGACAgtaaggagcctgggtccctgacgGTTATGGAGCTGCCATGATAGCTTCAGACAACCTACTGGACACACATGACAAAAAAATAAGCTTCCATCCTGTTTAAGCCACTATAATTTGGGGTATTTATGTTATTAAAGCAGCCAAATAATATCCTATCTAATACACTGGCAGAAGGTCAATCATAGTCTGAACAGATCCAACTATCAAATTTTAGatattgaaaattattaaaaagcaaaGCATTCAGGTAAGTTAAATGAGAGAATATAAGAATtttagcatagtacctggcacacagtaactgAACTATTACcatattttcaattattaaaacacaagataaatattcatagaaaaaaatggtGGTTTTAAAACACAAGACCTACTAtacaaagcaatctacggatttaatgcaatccctatcaaaccaccattggcatttttcacagaactagaacaaaaaatttcacaatttgtatggaaacacaaaagaccccgaatagccaaagcaatcttgagaaagaaaaatggagctggaggaatcaggctcctggacttcagactatactacaaagctacagtaatcaagacagtatggtactggcacaaaaacagaaatatagatcaatggaacaggatagaaagcccagagacaaacccatgcacatatggtcaccttatctttgataaagggggcaagaatatacagtggaaaaaagacagcctcttccataagtggtgctgggaaaactggacagctacatggaaaagaatgaaattagaacactccctaacaccatacacaaaaataaactcaaaatggattaaagacctaaatgtaaggctggacactatcaaactcttagaggaaaacataggcagaacactctatgacataaatcacagcaagatcctttttgacccacctcctagagaaatggaaataaaaacaaaaataaacaaatgggacctaatgaaacttaaaaccttttgcacagcaaacgaaaccataaacaagacaaaaagacaaccctcagaatgggagaaaatatttgcaaatgaagcaactgacaaaggattaatctccaaaatttacaagcagctcatgcagctcaatatcaaaaaaacaaacaacccaatccaaaaatgggcagaagacctaaatagacatttctccaaagaagatatacagattgccaacaaacacatgaaagaatgctcaacatcattaatcattagagaaatgcaaatcaaaactacaatgagatataatctcacactggtcagaatggccatcatcaaaaaatctagaaacaataaatgctggagagggtgtggagaaaagggaaccctcttgcactgttggtgggaacgtaaattgatacagccactatggagaacagtatggaggttccttaaaaaactaaaaatagaactatcatacgacccagcaatcccactactgggcatataccctgagaaaaccataattcaaaaagagtcatgtactaaaatgttcattgcagctttatttacaatagccaggacatggaagcaaccgaagtgtctatcaacagatgaat encodes the following:
- the LOC133092400 gene encoding LOW QUALITY PROTEIN: alcohol dehydrogenase 1-like (The sequence of the model RefSeq protein was modified relative to this genomic sequence to represent the inferred CDS: deleted 2 bases in 2 codons; substituted 1 base at 1 genomic stop codon), which codes for MISSGICGSDDHALKRLFPVNFPLRTGHEGAGIVKSTGGGMNSVKPGDKVLTLIIPQCRECSACLHPKGNFCEKQDVLPSSGIMLDGTSRFTCKGEKIYHSFPTSTFTEYTVVNEISVVKTDDAAPVDKVCVIAVTGYGAAVHSAKVTPGSTCMVFGFGXISSAVAMGCKASGASRIIGVYINEEKFPQARALGVTDCLNPRNLKKPIQEVVTEMTGIGVDFALKAMGLSDTMIAAWDSCHLNYGVCMITGLPPPNSQLCLEAPKVVPGQTLKGVCLGDYKTTGCIPQLVTDYLQNKINMDPLITHQLPFDQLHKACKLYHAGKTIRCVLLF